A window of Candidatus Effluviviaceae Genus V sp. genomic DNA:
GAGATGCGCCTTCGCCTCTACGCCGCGCTCGACGCGGCCGCCGAGCAGGGAGCGAACACAGACAACGCCGTCGCCGTCGGGTACTGCTTCGGGGGTACCTGTGTGCTGGAACTCGCCCGTTCCGGCGCCGACCTCAACGGCTTCGTCACGTTCCATGGCGGCCTGGCCACCCCCGAGGGACAGGACTACGCAGAGGCCAGGGGTCAGTACCTCGTCCTTCACGGGACGGCGGACCAGGCCGTGACGATGGAGGAGTTCGCCGGCCTCGCCGTCGAGCTCGAGGAGGCGGATGTCTCGCACGAGATGATCACTTACGGCGGTGCACCGCACGCATTCTCAGTGTTCGGTTCCGACCGCTATCGAGAGGAGGCCGACCGGAAGTCGTGGAAGCGGTTCACGGCCTTCCTTGAGGACGTGCTACACTAGGA
This region includes:
- a CDS encoding prolyl oligopeptidase family serine peptidase, whose product is MKMPFVVAVILVLSLAACAAAEQVIYEGGGNTCEGYFVTPAEDAPLVLLIHDWDGLTDYEVERAEMLVELGYAVFAADLFGAGVRPETVEKRRELTGALYADREEMRLRLYAALDAAAEQGANTDNAVAVGYCFGGTCVLELARSGADLNGFVTFHGGLATPEGQDYAEARGQYLVLHGTADQAVTMEEFAGLAVELEEADVSHEMITYGGAPHAFSVFGSDRYREEADRKSWKRFTAFLEDVLH